One Cumulibacter manganitolerans genomic window, TGGTTGGTCTCGGTCTCTGCGTACATCCGTTCGACGACCGCCTGGATCATGCCCTCGACGGTGGCCTGCCGGTCACCGCCGTGCTCGGCGAGGTCGTCCTCGTTGATCGGCAGGTCGGCGGTGAGGTACTTGGAGAAGATGTCCGCGGCCGCCTCGGCGTCCGGCCGTTCGATCTTGATCTTCACGTCGAGGCGGCCGGGCCGCAGGATCGCGGGGTCGATCATGTCCTCGCGGTTGGAGGCGCCGATCACGATCACGTTCTCCAGCCCCTCGACGCCGTCGATCTCGGCGAGCAGCTGCGGGACGATCGTGGTCTCGACGTCGGAGCTCACGCCGGTCCCCCGGGTGCGGAAGATCGACTCCATCTCGTCGAAGAACACGATGACCGGCGTCCCGTCGTTGGCCTTCTCGCGGGCCCGGCCGAAGATGGTGCGGATGTGCCGCTCGGTCTCGCCCACGAACTTGTTCAGCAGCTCGGGGCCCTTGATGTTCAGGAAGTAGGAGCGCGCCAGCTTGTCGTTGTCCGGCTCGTCGCCGGCGGACACCCGGGCCGCGTGGATCTGCTTGGCGAGTGAGTTGGCGACCGCCTTGGCGATCAGCGTCTTGCCGCACCCGGGCGGGCCGTACAGCAGCACCCCCTTGGGCGGCCGGAGGTGGTGCTCGGCGTACAGCTCGGCGTGCAGGAACGGCATCTCGACCGCATCCTGGATCAGCTCGATCTGGCCCTGCAGGCCCCCGATGTCGCTGTAGGAGATGTCCGGGACCTCCTCGAGCACGAGGTCCTCGACGTCGCTCTTGGGGATCCGCTCGTAGATGTACGCCGACTTGCTCTCCATGAGCACGCTGTCGCCGATGCGCAGGCTGCCGTCGGTGAGCGGATCGGCGAGGTAGCAGACCCGCTGCTCGTCGGTGTG contains:
- the arc gene encoding proteasome ATPase produces the protein MSEQTPSSTPGDSSATQVRLLQQEIDRLRTKIAAGPASSRLVSERLVESQQRAQALAERNDKLVGTLRDAKEQLAHLREEIDRLAAPPNGFAVFLRHHDDDTVDILSAGRKLRVGISPEIDQAVLQRGCEVILNEALNVVDVVGYDRAGEVVAVKEILTDEHDRPERALVATHTDEQRVCYLADPLTDGSLRIGDSVLMESKSAYIYERIPKSDVEDLVLEEVPDISYSDIGGLQGQIELIQDAVEMPFLHAELYAEHHLRPPKGVLLYGPPGCGKTLIAKAVANSLAKQIHAARVSAGDEPDNDKLARSYFLNIKGPELLNKFVGETERHIRTIFGRAREKANDGTPVIVFFDEMESIFRTRGTGVSSDVETTIVPQLLAEIDGVEGLENVIVIGASNREDMIDPAILRPGRLDVKIKIERPDAEAAADIFSKYLTADLPINEDDLAEHGGDRQATVEGMIQAVVERMYAETETNQFLEVTYANGEKQIMYFKDFNSGAMIQNIVDRAKKLAIKDYLLTGSRGLRVGHLMTSVFDEFTENEDLPNTTNPDDWARISGKKGERIVYIRTLISNKSKNPGEAIETMHGTGQYL